The segment ATCTTCTGGGCGCCGGCCCGCGCGAGCCAGCTCGACGATCTTAACCCGGAACTCCAAGGGGTAGGCTCGCGGATGTTTTTTGACCATTGGTGGACCCTTCTCCACAAAGTGGAAAGTGTCCACGGAACCCGGGCAGCTTCAAACCCTGGTCATTAGCAGATCATGATCCATCAGAGATCGTCGGCAGGGGATGACCTGCAGCGGTGGCCTGCAGCGGAGCCTCGAGATGCTGCTCTATGGCATCGGGGTTGGTCAGAATGGCGTTACCGACGGCTCCAGGGTCATACTGGCCGTCACCTTCGAGAAGCGAGAAGAGCTGACCGTTGCCCAGACGCTCGAACAGCGGATTCGTCGCGTGATCGTAGCGCGAGATCGTCAGGAAAAGAATCCGATCGTTCGCAATCACGCTCAGCATTTCGTTGACTTGCAGCTGCGCGATCGCGGCGCTCAACGAGTCACGATCGCGAATGCCCGTCCGAGGCACGGCTGGCCCGGCCACTCCGAGAACCGGGAGCCAAATCCGCCCAACACATCGACTTTACATACGATCGCTACCGTTACGTCGATTGATCATGTATATGACGTCTCTTTAGTTGGAACGGAAACAATAGGAGGGTTATACACTTATCATTTGCATCTTCAGCCGACAATCCGCCTGGATCGGTACAGGATCAGAGAGCTCTGGGTTGATGTGTACACCTACCAGATTGTTCAGCTCGAAACCAAAGGCAACTTTACGGACGCGCCCATGTCAAATGTAGCCTGGCTCGTGACCTTCCAAAGCGTCGATGGCACCAGCTACATCAAGGACGAGACCGCGCTAGAGCCGCTCGTATTCCGTCACGACAGAACGTTTTTAACCGCAACCATCAGCTTTGATAATATTAGCGCAACGGACAACGCTACAGCCATCCTCCCAACCATGGACAGCCACGCCGCTTTGCGTGAACCGCGGCGCAATTAGCTATTCGCTAATCGGGCCGCGCGCAAGGCCCACGTCATCGTTTTTGTATGCTCTCGTTATTTGTTGATTTGAGCGTGCCGCGTGCGGCCCGATCTTCCGTTCGTGGTCGGCTCTTCAGTCGTATTGCGTATCTACGTTGGCGAACTTGCCATCCTTGGCGATTGTTGCTGCAACAAGTAGCGCCAAGCCATTTTTGAAGAGAACGCGATACGAGTAGGTGGTGCTACCGTCGGGCCATCCTTGCTTGCCTTTGTAAATCCACCGCAGTGCTGCTCCGGCCCCAGCGTAATGTGCATGCATGAAAACGACCCGATCTGGCGTTAAATCTTTGTTCAAATTGGGCGTCAGTTCCGATCGGTCGATGGTTCCCGAGTGAAGCTCCGCCCAAACCATTTCAGTCTTAGCGGTTATTTGAACATCTTCGCCGGCAGCCGCAATATCGCGCTTCTTTGCAAACTCCGGGTCTAGCTTCGCGAGGATATTTTTGGCGATGTTGTCGGGCGGCGTATCGCCACTATTTGTTAGCACGACGATGCTCAGACCGAGCGTGGGGAAGACATCGTTGATCGATGTAAAGCCTAACATCCCGCCATCGTGGGAGATTACCGGGATGCCGTCAATCGCGTCGATGCTCCACCCTAGCCCGTATGTCGTGGATTTGCCATTGATATAAAGGGGCGTCGTCGCCAGTTTCGCATCAGCCACCGATATGATGCGACCGCTGAAAAAGGCACTGTCCCATCCGGCAAGGTCTCCCGCCGTCGAAATGATAGACCCCGCTCCCCCCGACCAGCCGTAACCGATGTGTCCGGCAACCTTCAGCTTCTTTGCCGCAACTGAGGTGTACCCGACTGCCATATTTGGCAAGGACGGCTCGTCTTTGAGGAACGTGCTGTGAGTCATGTGGGCGGCCGCGAAGATGTTCTTGGAAATGTATTCGTCATATGGCATGTGCGAAACGCGCGCGATGATCGTTCCGAGCAGCAGGTAGTTCGTGTTGCTGTAGACCGACTGCGTGCCCGGCTCGAAGTTGAGCGGCATGTTCTTGATCAGTGCGAGGGCTGCATCGAGGCTCCCCGGGCTCGCGGATATAATTTCTACGGAGTTTGGGACGTCGTTAATGTGGTCCGGGATGCCGCTCGTCATTTGCAATAACTGCTCAACGGTGATATCCTTGCCGCGAGGATACTCCGGCACGTACCGTCCCAGCCGATCGCTCAGCTTCAGTTGCCCGCGTTCTTTGAGTTGCAGGATCGCAGCGGAGGTGAACGACTTGGTTATCGATCCGATCTCGAACAGTGTGTCCGAACCTACCGTCCGGCGCGTGCCAATGTCACGAACGCCATACCCCTGATCGAGAATGATTTGGCCGCCCTGAACAACCGCGATCTGTACGCCTGGTATATTCTCGCGGCCAAGGGCAGCTGTGGCAACGTCGGCCGAGGCTAGTAGGACTGTGGAATCAGCGGGTGACGATGTAGCGGGGAACGCGGAGGTAACGTCGCAGGTCAACGCAAGAACAAGAGCGACCCAAAGGGTTGTTATCCAGCGCATAGCCCAGTCTATACCGTATTCTTGGGATTACGCCAGCCCGCAGAGCGACAAGCGAGTGAGAGAGCACACGCGACTGACTGGCGTCGCGCCCGCTGCCCCTGTCGCGGTCTTTCGATCGCGGAGCACCAAGGAGATAAAATACAAGAAATGCCACGACGCCGCAGCGTCACGGGCATAGAGGAACGAGCCGAAACGCCGCACCCCTGGCCCAGCTCGCTGATCGCCGGCCATCGTCAAAAAAGCCTATAGAATAAGGACTTTTCGCAGCACCCCTCGCGGCTGCTCATCGCGCACGTTTTGCATTCACGTTTGCAAAAACTCGGCAACGTCGAAAAAGCTATATGGGATAACGCTTTTTCACGCGGTCCCATGATGCATGCTCCATGCGTTGTGCATCAGCTCTGGCTTTCAATGTTTGATAACCACTATGGCGTTCACTGAGGCGTATTACATAAGGGCCTTCGAACGTCCGGTGACGCTTGCTTCCGCGAGGGTTATGGCTCGCCGACCAAGATGCGATCCGCAGGCCAGCGTCGTCAGCGCAACGCCTAAACCGTGCACCTGGACGCGAATAGACATACGTTCGTGAAGAGAAGCATGTCTCGATCGCGCGCCGCTCAGTAGCTGGGCGTAGCGTCTCAGCAGAAACTGTGCAGCACTTTTTCAGTGCCGCTTAGGGTGATGCTGAAGACGGTGCCAGCGTTGCAGGCGCCTCCATAATACGTCGTGCCGTAGAGTTTGCCGTTCAGCCTGGTCAGCTCCGTGAGCGGATATGTGCCGTCGGCGCTCGTTGAACCGAAGGAGTACAACACCTTCACTCTGCCGCTCGGGGTAACACTGTACACGGTTCCGGAACCGTCACAATAGACGGAGCTTCCGTATTTGCCTCCGGCGGTTGTCGTGCCGTAGAGCGTGCCGTTGACATCGATCAGGGGCGCTGCTGGGCGAGCGCCATCGACGCGTCCGCAACCTGCGTCGAAGTTGTGCAATACTTTCCCAGTGCCGTTTGTGGTGACGCTGAACACCGTTCCCTGGTCGTAAGACACTCCGCCCGCGTACGTCGTACCATAGAGCACGCCACCGAGGTCGATCAGGCCGCCATTTGCCTGTGCAGAATTACCGCTGGGAGGGTCGGTGATGAAGCTGTAAAGGTCTTTTGTTTGCCCAGTCGCGCTCATGCTGAACACAACGCCGTCATTATCCGCTCCGCCGCCATACGTCGTGCCGTACAGCCGGTTGCCGACTTCAAGCAGGCGTCCGTACGGTTTATAGCCGGCCTCGCAATACCTGCTGCTGCACCCTTCGCCAAAGCTGTGCACCACCTGCTCCACGCCGCTCTTCGTGACGCTGAAAACGGTGCCAAAGTTGTAAGTGCCGCCGGAGTATGTCGTACCGTACAGCGTTCCGTGAACGTTGGTAAGTCCGGTGGGCTCATTCCCGTCGGGTAGTTTACCGAAACTATGCAACACGTGCTCGTCGCCGCTCGTTGTAATGCTAAATACGACGCCATTGCCGTGAGCGCCGCCGCTCGAGGTGGTACCATAAAGCCCGTCACCGACGAAAATCATACTTGACGGCCCGACACCGTCAGAGCCTTTGCCGAAGCTGTGCAATACCGTCTCTGTACCGCGTGTCGTGATGCTGAACACGGTCCCGCAGCCGCCAAAGCTGCGTGACGGACAATAGGCGCCGCCGTATGAGGTCGTGCCATACAGTCTGCCGTTTATGGGGACTAATCGCGTCGTGGGAAAGGTGCCATCGGTGCTGGTTGCTCGCGCTAGCGATAAGGTAGGATGTTGAAAGCGCTGAGCCATTGCGCCGCTTTGCGGAATCGCGCCCGGCACGCCGACCGGCGGCTGCGATGCGCCGCATCCAG is part of the Candidatus Cybelea sp. genome and harbors:
- a CDS encoding choice-of-anchor tandem repeat GloVer-containing protein, encoding MKIALRNNFTLISCVLVAPLVSGCGASQPPVGVPGAIPQSGAMAQRFQHPTLSLARATSTDGTFPTTRLVPINGRLYGTTSYGGAYCPSRSFGGCGTVFSITTRGTETVLHSFGKGSDGVGPSSMIFVGDGLYGTTSSGGAHGNGVVFSITTSGDEHVLHSFGKLPDGNEPTGLTNVHGTLYGTTYSGGTYNFGTVFSVTKSGVEQVVHSFGEGCSSRYCEAGYKPYGRLLEVGNRLYGTTYGGGADNDGVVFSMSATGQTKDLYSFITDPPSGNSAQANGGLIDLGGVLYGTTYAGGVSYDQGTVFSVTTNGTGKVLHNFDAGCGRVDGARPAAPLIDVNGTLYGTTTAGGKYGSSVYCDGSGTVYSVTPSGRVKVLYSFGSTSADGTYPLTELTRLNGKLYGTTYYGGACNAGTVFSITLSGTEKVLHSFC
- a CDS encoding serine hydrolase domain-containing protein encodes the protein MRWITTLWVALVLALTCDVTSAFPATSSPADSTVLLASADVATAALGRENIPGVQIAVVQGGQIILDQGYGVRDIGTRRTVGSDTLFEIGSITKSFTSAAILQLKERGQLKLSDRLGRYVPEYPRGKDITVEQLLQMTSGIPDHINDVPNSVEIISASPGSLDAALALIKNMPLNFEPGTQSVYSNTNYLLLGTIIARVSHMPYDEYISKNIFAAAHMTHSTFLKDEPSLPNMAVGYTSVAAKKLKVAGHIGYGWSGGAGSIISTAGDLAGWDSAFFSGRIISVADAKLATTPLYINGKSTTYGLGWSIDAIDGIPVISHDGGMLGFTSINDVFPTLGLSIVVLTNSGDTPPDNIAKNILAKLDPEFAKKRDIAAAGEDVQITAKTEMVWAELHSGTIDRSELTPNLNKDLTPDRVVFMHAHYAGAGAALRWIYKGKQGWPDGSTTYSYRVLFKNGLALLVAATIAKDGKFANVDTQYD